The Dehalococcoidales bacterium DNA segment TAAGCCGAATGTAACTTGTACTAGTTGTATTAGAACTAATATTCCATCAAATACGGCACATTGTTGACATCCGTACAAAAAGGATACTAACATACTTGCAAAGGCTTAAGGAGGTTGACATGTCCCCCGTGCTTAAAGATAAAGTAGCTATCATCACCGGGGCCGGCCGCGGCCTGGGCAAAGAGTTCGCCCTAAGGTTCGCCGCGGAAGGCGCCAGACTGCTCCTGCCGGATATCAGCCTGGAGCGGGCGCAGCACACGGCCGGGGAAATCAAGGCCAAAGGCGGCGAGGCGCACGCCATGCTCACGGATATTTCCGATGAAAAAGCCACGCGGCAGATGGCGGCGGAGGTCATGCGCGTTTACGGCAAGGCGGACATCCTGCTGAATAACGCCGCTTTATACTACGGCGTGGCCCGGCGCGACTGGGACGCGTGGACGGTGGAGGACTGGGACCGCATGTTCGCCATTAACGTGCGCGGCACCTATCTCTGCTGCAAGGCGGTGGCCCCGCTGATGGTGAAAGCCGGCAAAGGCAAAATCATCAATATAGCATCCGATGTCTTTAAAGTTTCCGGCGCCCACCAGCTGATGGCCTACGCCTGCTCCAAGTCCGCCGTCTATACGCTTACCCAGTGCCTGGCGCGGGCTTTGGGGCCCTCCGGCATCAACGTCAACAGCATCGCGCCCGGCTTTACCGCTACCGAGGCTTCACTTTCCCAGGACCCCGGGGGGGCGGCCTTCGACGCTACGGTTGACGCCCAGTGCCTGAAGCGCCGTGAAGAGCCGGCCGATTTGCCCGGCACGGCGGTATTCCTGGCTTCCGCCGATTCCGATTTTATTACCGGACAGTATATTGTGGTGAACGGCGGCAGCGTGCTGGTGTAAAAAAAGCGGGATATTATTCCGATGAAACGGCGACGGGGCGGCGCGGGAACTGCCGCCCCGTTTGATTATCTTTATTCCACGTAAACCTTGAC contains these protein-coding regions:
- a CDS encoding SDR family oxidoreductase — encoded protein: MLKDKVAIITGAGRGLGKEFALRFAAEGARLLLPDISLERAQHTAGEIKAKGGEAHAMLTDISDEKATRQMAAEVMRVYGKADILLNNAALYYGVARRDWDAWTVEDWDRMFAINVRGTYLCCKAVAPLMVKAGKGKIINIASDVFKVSGAHQLMAYACSKSAVYTLTQCLARALGPSGINVNSIAPGFTATEASLSQDPGGAAFDATVDAQCLKRREEPADLPGTAVFLASADSDFITGQYIVVNGGSVLV